GGGTATATTCGTCAAACAGTCATGATGTCAATTCCAATTTTCCAAAAAAAATGACTCCCATGTCGGGAGTCATTTTGATAGCCTATTTATCCCGCATTAACAGGCAGTAATACTTTCACTTCAAGGCTTTTCTCAAGAAAAAAGTAATAATGGGTGCCAACTGCCTGTAAAAGCCTGTATGATTCAACTAACAATCAGTTAGGATGAAGAGCCTCCCTCTGATTGAAGTTTCACTCTATTGTGCTGTATACCCGCCATCAACTGTTAATACATTTCCGGTCATAAACGAAGAATCATCCGAAGCCATGAATAATACTGCTTTAGCCATTTCTTCTGCTTGACCAAGACGCTGCATTGGTGTCATCGTTTTCAATATTTCTTTGCTTTCTTCCGGAATAATCGGTGTATCGATGAAGCCTGGTGCCAATGCATTTACACGAATATTTTTAGTCGCATATTCCAATGCTAGTGAACGTGTCAAGTTAATCACTCCGCCTTTTGCTGCATTATAAGCGGCCGATCCAGGTGAGCCTACCCAACCGTACATGGAAGCGGTATTAACAATTGTTCCTCCACCAGATTTAAGCATTTCACGGATTGCATCACGCGCAACTAAGAATACACCATCTAAATCAACATTCACTGTATTACGCCATTCTGCATATTCTAACTCTTCTGTAGGAGTTACGCGACCAATACCTGCATTATTAAAAACTATATCCACTTTTCCAAAAGCGGCAATTGTTTCTTTGTATATATTTTGAACTTCTTCTTCACTTGTAATATTAGCTTTAACAAATAGCGCCTCAGCATTTTGTGCTTTTAACTCTGCTTCAAATGCTTTTCCTTTTTCTTCATTCAAATCTACTAACACTACTTTTGCACCCTCTTGTACAAAAAGTCTTGCTGTTGCTGCGCCGATTCCCGATGCACCACCTGTGATTATCGCTACTTTGTTTTGTAGTTTCATTAGAAAAGCACTCCTATCCAAATAAAATTTAAATATCTAAATTTTTATATCTCGAATTAAAGATATTTATATTATTAATATATTCCTCTTTTTTACGAAAGTCAAAATATTGGATCTGACGTTTACTTTTTATGCCCTCCAAGTAATCCCGCGCGCTTTCTTGCAGTTCCTGCTTCTGTGTAAGATACTGCACGTAAAACTGCAGTAGAGCCGTATTTACTCCGTAGTGCATCCATCGTTTTTCCTAGCTTTCGTTCCTTCCATTTATTTTCTTCAAACAAGCTAAGCTGCATCGAATACTCTGGTTCTAAATTGGTAATCGAGAGAGACAATTTCCGAACAGGACGGCGATCATAAAATTCATCAAAGATTTGTTCACACACTTTATAAATGGTCATTGTGGCATTTGTCGGCTCATCGATGGAACGAGAACGATTAAACCCTCCACCAAAAGCGTCTTTGCTATACTCAACAGATAGATGTATCGTTCTACCAGCCATTTCTGCTTCGCGTGCACGCCTTGCTACATCCTCACACATTTCCAAAACGACTGCCATGACTTCTTTTTTACTACGATAATCTCGAAATAATATTTGTCCTTTTCCATAACTAATTTGTCCTCCTTCAAGAGGCGCTCCGAGCTCGGATAAATCTATCCCCCACGCATGATGAAAAAGTTGGTTTCCCATCACTCCAAACTTCTCCTCGAGCAAAGATAATGGTGTTTTCGCCAATTGCCCAACATTGAAAATCCCCATATTATTTAGCGTCTTTTTTAGACGGGATCCAATCCCCCACATATCACTTAATGGAGTTACTGGCCACAATTTCTCTTGAACGTCTTCATATGTCCATTTAGCAAAACCAGTTTTTTTCGCTTCTAAGTCAAGTGCCAGCTTAGCCATAAGCATATTAGGCCCCATTCCAACCGCACAGGGTAACTGAAATTGAGCATATAGTTCATCTTGTATACGTTTTATCGTTTTTTCAACGGGTCCCCAAAGCTTTTCTGTTCCGCCAAGATCTACGAAACACTCATCGACACTGTATACATGAATCGATTCATATGGGACGAACTGATGTAAATAGCGTGTAATTTCCATCGATACTCGAACGAAAAACTCCATTTTAGGTTCAATAAGATGAATCGAAGGATGATCTGGTATTTCAAAAAGTCTCGTTCCAGTCTTTACACCAAACTGTTTTTTCATAGGTGGGGATGCGGCGAGCACGATACTTCCTTTTCGCTCCAAATCTCCAATGACTGCAATCGGAGTATTCATGACATCCAGACCTGCGTCTGCTGCTGCACAGCTCGCAAAAAAACTACGTATATCAATACATATAATT
The genomic region above belongs to Psychrobacillus sp. FSL K6-2836 and contains:
- a CDS encoding SDR family NAD(P)-dependent oxidoreductase; the protein is MKLQNKVAIITGGASGIGAATARLFVQEGAKVVLVDLNEEKGKAFEAELKAQNAEALFVKANITSEEEVQNIYKETIAAFGKVDIVFNNAGIGRVTPTEELEYAEWRNTVNVDLDGVFLVARDAIREMLKSGGGTIVNTASMYGWVGSPGSAAYNAAKGGVINLTRSLALEYATKNIRVNALAPGFIDTPIIPEESKEILKTMTPMQRLGQAEEMAKAVLFMASDDSSFMTGNVLTVDGGYTAQ
- a CDS encoding Y-family DNA polymerase; its protein translation is MYEGLKNRQIICIDIRSFFASCAAADAGLDVMNTPIAVIGDLERKGSIVLAASPPMKKQFGVKTGTRLFEIPDHPSIHLIEPKMEFFVRVSMEITRYLHQFVPYESIHVYSVDECFVDLGGTEKLWGPVEKTIKRIQDELYAQFQLPCAVGMGPNMLMAKLALDLEAKKTGFAKWTYEDVQEKLWPVTPLSDMWGIGSRLKKTLNNMGIFNVGQLAKTPLSLLEEKFGVMGNQLFHHAWGIDLSELGAPLEGGQISYGKGQILFRDYRSKKEVMAVVLEMCEDVARRAREAEMAGRTIHLSVEYSKDAFGGGFNRSRSIDEPTNATMTIYKVCEQIFDEFYDRRPVRKLSLSITNLEPEYSMQLSLFEENKWKERKLGKTMDALRSKYGSTAVLRAVSYTEAGTARKRAGLLGGHKK